A region of Lepeophtheirus salmonis chromosome 13, UVic_Lsal_1.4, whole genome shotgun sequence DNA encodes the following proteins:
- the LOC121127987 gene encoding putative E3 ubiquitin-protein ligase UBR7 — protein sequence MASSNDEQTSLKRSHDNDEEQDDEAVTMVEVLKESKELEDNANRVLGGADDKNCTYLSEGYSKRQALYACVTCTNPSDPETGTFAGVCLACSYHCHEGHEIIELYTKRNVRCDCGNEKFKDGKCKLYDGKEALNSRNKYNQNYKGSYCTCGRPYPDPEDKIPDEMIQCAICEDWYHGRHLDLPLNVSLPSNGDYDDLVCQNCSTERWKDFWCFYTDFLKRSSQEKSEEESYTEGEESKKCPRLKTQDSIDEQFKCKALFFLPGWRSELCKCTDCEDFYSKYNLKFLIDVEDSISHFESKSTDKVSDSYEEGLKALSSWDRVKQVEALSSYNSMKTDLMDYLKTFAEGGKVVTPEDIKSFFEKMNKAKRQRVNIPQFCK from the exons ATGGCATCTTCCAATGATGAGCAGACATCTTTGAAAAGGTCTCATGACAATGATGAAGAACAAGATGATGAGGCTGTGACCATGGTTGAAGTTCTGAAGGAGTCGAAGGAGTTAGAAGACAATGCAAATCGAGTCCTTGGAGGAGCTGATGATAAAAACTGCACTTATCTCTCAGAAG GTTATTCGAAAAGACAGGCTCTCTATGCATGTGTTACTTGTACAAATCCGTCTGATCCTGAAACAGGAACATTTGCTGGAGTTTGCTTAGCATGTAGCTATCATTGCCATGAGGGTCATGAAATCATTGAGCTCTATACAAAGAGAAATGTCAGATGTGATTGTGGTAACGAAAAGTTCAAAGACGGAAAATGTAAACTCTATGATGGAAAGGAAGCTCTCAATAGTCGCAAtaa GTATAATCAAAACTACAAAGGCTCTTATTGCACTTGTGGTCGCCCATATCCAGATCCCGAGGATAAAATACCTGATGAAATGATCCAATGCGCCATTTGTGAAGATTGGTATCATGGGCGACACTTAGATTTGCCTCTTAATGTATCTCTTCCTTCCAATGGAGACTACGATGACTTGGTTTGTCAGAATTGTTCAACAGAACGATGGAAAGATTTTTGGTGTTTTTATACTGACTTTTTAAAGAGATCTTCTCAAGAAAAGAGTGAAGAAGAGTCTTATACTGAAGGAGAAGAGTCTAAAAAGTGTCCAAGACTTAAAACTCAGGACTCAATAGATGAACAATTTAAATGTAAAGCATTGTTCTTTTTACCAGGATGGCGATCAGAACTTTGCAAATGCACAGACTGTGAAGATTTTtactctaaatataatttaaaatttttaattgatgttgAGGATAGTATTTCTCACTTTGAGTCCAAATCCACGGATAAAGTAAGCGATTCGTATGAAGAAGGTCTGAAAGCCTTATCATCCTGGGATAGAGTTAAACAAGTTGAAGCACTTTCTTCCTACAACTCAATGAAAACTGACTTGATGGactatttgaaaacttttgcTGAGGGGGGTAAAGTTGTAACACCAGAAGATATCAAaagtttctttgaaaaaatgaacaaggCAAAAAGACAAAGAGTTAATATTCcacaattttgtaaataa